A segment of the Terriglobia bacterium genome:
CGATCCCGGTCGCGCCCATAATCGTTTCCATCAGTTGCAGCGGTGGTAGATCTTCGGTAGGCACGTCTTGTGACGCGATTATGACCTGCAGGTCTTTGGGTCGTTGCGCTTTCTTCGCACTCTTCTTTCGTTTTGGTTTGCCCTCCAGTAGATCCAACGTTTCTTTTTTGGCGCCAAACGAACGTGACAATAGTGATCAAGCATCCGCCTCGAAACATGTTCCGCTATAGACAGAATCGTGCAATCGGTGGCACCGGGTTCAGCCAGTTCAGTAATGGCTGATGACGCAGATCATGAAACCGCAAGCATTGGAGGCCGGCCACGGTGCTAATTTTGCGCCAAACGGTACGCCACGATTTTTTGCGGTTCAGTAGCATCAAATTGCCCGTTTTCGCAGCGGGGGAAACACGTAATGCGTTGTTCAGTCGAACCGAGTTTTCCGGAGGTGGACAGCGCCTGCAGCGCGGTTTTATTTTCATGGGAATGGCTCGAAGGCCTGCCGCCGTCTGAAGGATAAGCGAATCAAACACAATGTGTTAAGTATTGCGAACCGGCCGCGGAACTCCTCTAAGAACCTTATGTATGTTTTACTTTTGCGCTTGAGCGGTGAGCAGCCGTCGAGGGTGCGGATTTGCATTGAAGGACGAAATTTCGCAAAATTGCCGACCTACGATCGAAACAGGAAAGGTGAGCGCCGCTATGCGGCGCAGATCGCGCGCCGACCCGGAGCTAGAATAGGAGTAGAACTTCCAGTGAAGGTGGATCATGAACAGGAACCTTTTTCTCTGCCTTCTATTGACCGGCTCACTCATATGTCTTGTCGGCGTCAATGTGGCAACAGCTGCTCCGCAGCAACGGATTCCGCAGTCGATCGTGGTTAACGGCCAGCAGACCATGGGCGTCACGCTCCTGCAAAACGGCATACCCGAGTCCCCCAATTGTGCCGCGCCGCAGCCGTACACCGCTGTAGATCAGTCGTCCAGCGGGTGGGCATGTTATGACCAGACCGGCGGAGTCTGGCTGTTGCATGCGCAGCCACCGCAGGCCCAAGCGTATCCAGAACCAGCACCGGAATATGAGTATGGCTATCCGGACGTGACTCCATACTATCCGGACGACTACTACCCTTACGGCTATTACGACACGCCGGGCTTCTCGTTTGGATGGGGTCCTGGAGGACCTGCATTTTCGTTTGGGTTGGGTTCAGATCACGAGCACCATGAGCACGGATTCGAGCGCGGCCACGCCGAACACGGCGAACATGGAGGCCATCGTGAACACGGGCATGAAGGAGGCCGGCGGTAATCGAGTCGGGACAGAAACGCTGCGCGTGTATTGCGGCAGAACGGCCGTCAGGCAGCCTTCAACTCCGCCATGTGCCTTGAGGAACTGAAGAACACCGCGCCGAGTTATCACACCTGCCAGTTCGCCGTTCGAGATCACAGGTAACTGGTTGATGTTTTCACGAACCATGATGTCCATTGCTTGTGCGACCTCCGCATCCGGAGAAACGCTGTGAATGCGATTGAGTGGAATTGCAACCTGCGA
Coding sequences within it:
- a CDS encoding CBS domain-containing protein, whose translation is MSRECPVIDGNLSLRTLAEEFFLRTGRRCFLVLESGRQSGLITVHELKRVERERWPLMTVSQVAIPLNRIHSVSPDAEVAQAMDIMVRENINQLPVISNGELAGVITRRGVLQFLKAHGGVEGCLTAVLPQYTRSVSVPTRLPPASFMPVFTMASMFAVFGVAALESVLMVLVI